A genomic segment from Gadus morhua chromosome 4, gadMor3.0, whole genome shotgun sequence encodes:
- the LOC115542343 gene encoding LOW QUALITY PROTEIN: zinc finger protein 271-like (The sequence of the model RefSeq protein was modified relative to this genomic sequence to represent the inferred CDS: inserted 2 bases in 1 codon), with translation MSSHSGELRILSVYGQGEGPLAVDGWWKVSPNNANMIVHMRTRPDEKPYGCDQCTKCFSQKGNLKIHMSTHSGEKPYRCDQCAKHYSHSYILKMHMRTHTGEKPHRCDQCRKRFSLSEHLKGHMKXHTGEKPYSCDHCKKRFARHGDLNVHMRTHSGEKPYKCDQCTKRFSRTSSLKTHMRTHSGEKPYRCDQCPKRFSQTSHLKRHMMTHSGEMPYKCDQCTKRFSRTSSLKTHMRTHSGEKPYRCDQCPKCFSLKDHLKTHMRTHSGEKPYKCDQCTKRFSHGCNLKNHLRTHSGEMPYKCHQCTKRFSRTSSLKTHMRTHSGEKPYRCDQCTKCFSLNGSLKIHLRTHSGEKPYTCDQCTKCFSLKGRLKIHLRTHSGVKPYKCDQCTMRFSVKGNLKIHTRTHTGEKPYRCDQCPKGFSLKGTLKIHMRTHSGEKPYKCDQCTKCFSRTSHLKRHMRTHSEEKPYKCDQCTKRFIRTDYLKIHMRIHTGEKPCVCLQCKASYSDPSALRVHMLKHTLARGNGTL, from the exons atgtcaagtcacagcggggagctgcggatcctgagcgtttacggacaaggggagggcccactggcggtggatgGTTGGTGGAAGGTTTCTCCCAACAATGCCAATATGATCGTACACATGAGGACCCGACCAGACGAGAAGCCGTacgggtgtgaccaatgcacgaagtgcttcagtcagaaaggcaacctgaaaATCCACATGAGTAcgcactccggggagaagccctacaggtgtgaccaatgcgcaaAGCACTACAGTCATAGCTACATCCTCAAGATGCACATGAGGACCCACACCGGCGAGAAACCccacaggtgtgaccaatgcaggAAGCGCTTCAGTCTAAGTGAACACCTAAAGGGCCACATGAA ACACACCGGGGAGAAaccctacagctgtgaccaTTGCAAAAAGCGCTTCGCTCGGCATGGCGACCTGAacgtccacatgaggactcactccggcgagaagccctacaagtgtgaccaatgcacgaagcgcttcagtcggacaagcagcctgaagacccacatgaggactcactccggcgagaagccctacaggtgtgaccaatgcccgaagcgcttcagtcaaaCAAGCCACCTGAAGCGCCACATGatgactcactccggcgagatgccctacaagtgtgaccaatgcacgaagcgcttcagtcggacaagcagcctgaagacccacatgaggactcactccggcgagaagccctacaggtgtgaccaatgcccgaagtgcttcagtctgaaagaccacctgaagacccacatgagaactcactccggcgagaagccctacaagtgtgaccaatgcacgaagcgcttcagtcatgGCTGCAACCTGAAGAaccacctgaggactcactctggcGAGATGCCCTACAAGTGtcaccaatgcacgaagcgcttcagtcggacaagcagcctgaagacccacatgaggactcactccggcgagaagccctacaggtgtgaccaatgcacgaagtgcttcagtctgaaTGGCAGcctgaagatccacctgaggactcactctggggagaagccctacacgtgtgaccaatgcacgaagtgcttcagtctgaaaggcagactgaagatccacctgaggactcactctggggtgaagccctacaagtgtgaccaatgcacgatgcgcttcagtgtgaaaggcaacctgaagatccacacgagaactcacaccggcgagaagccctacaggtgtgaccaatgcccgaagggcttcagtctgaaaggcaccctgaagatccac atgaggactcactccggggagaagccctacaagtgtgaccaatgcacaaagtgcttcagtcggacaagccacctgaagcgccacatgaggactcactccgaggagaagccctacaagtgtgaccaatgcacaaagcgcTTCATTCGGACAGACTatctgaagatccacatgaggatccacaccggggagaagccctgcgtgtgtctgcagtgcAAAGCCAGCTACAGCGACCCAAGCGCTTTGCGAgtgcacatgctcaagcacacTTTGGCACGGGGTAACGGGACGCTTTGA